Proteins encoded within one genomic window of Saccharopolyspora pogona:
- a CDS encoding M20 family metallopeptidase gives MNTVLTDAQAKGVRAWLAEREEQIVADIADYVRIESPSDDVAALGECLRWLENWLDERLGQPESRQVHAREDAGDVSIRRYSGAGKPLLLLAHYDTVWPLGTIEELPFQRTGDTLTGPGVFDMKAGLVQAVWALCALDALDLPRPAFTLLLNGDEETGSKASSDVIRTEAKRARAALCFEASADGAIKTSRKGVGLFTVTVTGEEGHAGLDPTAGSSAVHEIAHQIIACRALQDMDAGTSVNIGVVRGGTRANVTAGAAGADLDIRVATVAEQERIAAGLAALTPVDPKAKIEVTGEWNRPVFERTGGVAELFALARECAAPLGLDLQEIAVGGASDGNFALDAGTPVLDGIGAVGAGAHARSEHATVSGMIERAALAAGVLAALTR, from the coding sequence ATGAACACCGTTCTGACCGATGCGCAGGCGAAGGGCGTGCGGGCTTGGCTGGCCGAGCGCGAGGAGCAGATCGTCGCCGACATCGCCGACTACGTCCGGATCGAGAGTCCCAGCGATGACGTGGCCGCGCTGGGGGAGTGCCTGCGCTGGCTGGAGAACTGGCTCGACGAGCGGCTCGGGCAACCGGAAAGCCGCCAGGTGCACGCCCGCGAGGACGCCGGTGACGTCAGCATCCGCAGGTACTCCGGGGCTGGCAAGCCGCTGCTGCTGCTCGCGCACTACGACACGGTGTGGCCGCTCGGGACGATCGAGGAACTGCCCTTCCAGCGGACCGGCGACACGCTGACCGGTCCCGGCGTGTTCGACATGAAAGCGGGCCTGGTCCAGGCAGTTTGGGCGCTGTGCGCGCTGGACGCGCTGGACCTTCCCCGGCCCGCGTTCACGCTGCTGCTCAACGGCGACGAGGAGACCGGCAGCAAGGCTTCTTCGGACGTCATCCGCACCGAAGCGAAGCGGGCCCGCGCCGCCTTGTGCTTCGAAGCGAGCGCGGACGGCGCGATCAAGACCTCACGCAAGGGCGTCGGGCTGTTCACCGTGACCGTGACCGGCGAGGAGGGCCACGCCGGACTGGACCCCACCGCCGGATCCAGCGCGGTGCACGAGATCGCGCACCAGATCATCGCCTGCCGGGCCTTGCAGGACATGGACGCGGGAACATCGGTCAACATCGGTGTGGTGCGAGGTGGCACGCGCGCCAACGTCACGGCCGGGGCGGCGGGCGCCGACCTGGACATCCGAGTGGCGACGGTGGCGGAGCAGGAGCGCATCGCGGCCGGGCTCGCCGCGCTGACGCCGGTCGACCCGAAGGCGAAGATCGAGGTCACCGGCGAGTGGAACCGGCCGGTGTTCGAGCGAACCGGTGGTGTGGCGGAACTGTTCGCGCTCGCCAGGGAATGTGCCGCGCCGCTGGGTCTGGACCTGCAGGAAATCGCGGTGGGCGGCGCGAGTGACGGCAACTTCGCGCTCGATGCCGGAACCCCCGTCCTGGACGGGATCGGCGCGGTGGGGGCGGGCGCTCATGCACGCAGCGAGCACGCCACGGTCAGCGGCATGATCGAACGCGCCGCCCTGGCCGCAGGCGTTCTCGCCGCACTGACCAGGTAG
- a CDS encoding alpha/beta fold hydrolase — protein MPFATTDDGIRLHYEESGSGVPLIFVHEFGGDHRSWEPQVRHFARRCRCVVYAARGYPPSDVPTEPERYGQYRAVDDLVTVLDAIGAYRAHVVGNSMGGFCTLHFGLRYPERARSLVIAGCGYGAHPEAREEFRAESEKIAVSFDTEGPAETAKWYGFGPPACSSRTRTRAGTPNTSRRSPSTTRSARP, from the coding sequence GTGCCATTCGCTACCACCGACGACGGAATACGCCTGCACTACGAGGAAAGCGGCTCCGGGGTGCCGCTGATCTTCGTGCACGAGTTCGGCGGGGACCACCGCTCGTGGGAACCGCAGGTCCGGCATTTCGCCCGCCGGTGCCGCTGCGTCGTGTACGCGGCGCGCGGCTACCCGCCGTCGGACGTACCTACCGAGCCGGAGCGCTACGGCCAGTACCGCGCGGTCGACGACCTGGTAACGGTGCTGGATGCGATCGGCGCGTACCGCGCGCACGTCGTCGGCAACTCGATGGGCGGGTTCTGCACGCTCCACTTCGGACTCCGCTACCCCGAGCGGGCTCGGTCGCTGGTCATCGCCGGGTGCGGTTACGGCGCGCACCCCGAAGCCCGGGAGGAGTTCCGCGCGGAATCCGAGAAGATCGCGGTGTCCTTCGACACCGAAGGCCCGGCGGAGACCGCCAAGTGGTACGGCTTCGGCCCACCCGCGTGCAGTTCGAGAACAAGGACCCGCGCGGGCACGCCGAACACGTCGCGGCGCTCGCCGAGCACGACCCGGTCGGCGCGGCCCTGA
- a CDS encoding alpha/beta fold hydrolase, giving the protein MQKARPSFYDLRAELAAMDVPALIVAGDEDDRVLETDLMLKRTIPRSGLVVLPKTGHVTNLEEPELFNHHVERFLALWRRCPS; this is encoded by the coding sequence GTGCAGAAGGCCCGCCCGTCGTTTTACGACCTGCGGGCGGAACTGGCCGCAATGGACGTGCCCGCGCTGATCGTCGCCGGTGACGAGGACGACCGAGTGCTGGAGACCGACCTGATGCTCAAGCGGACCATCCCGCGCAGCGGACTGGTCGTGCTGCCCAAGACCGGCCACGTCACGAACCTAGAAGAGCCCGAGCTGTTCAACCACCACGTCGAACGCTTCTTGGCGCTGTGGAGGCGGTGCCCGAGTTGA
- a CDS encoding zinc-binding dehydrogenase — protein MPELTSGGVHYSFEAVGLASAAEQSFQMLRPGGTATIIGMIPFGEKISLDGFSFLRERKIQGSSMGSNRFRVDMPRYVDMYLAGKLDLDSMVSGTTTLDDINQAYETLKKGEVARQLITFG, from the coding sequence GTGCCCGAGTTGACCTCGGGCGGTGTGCACTACTCGTTCGAAGCGGTCGGGCTGGCCAGCGCCGCCGAGCAGAGCTTCCAGATGCTCCGCCCCGGCGGGACGGCGACGATCATCGGCATGATCCCCTTCGGCGAGAAGATCTCCCTGGACGGCTTCTCGTTCCTCCGCGAGCGCAAGATCCAGGGCTCCTCGATGGGATCCAACCGGTTCCGCGTCGACATGCCCCGCTACGTCGACATGTACCTCGCGGGCAAGCTCGACCTCGACTCGATGGTCAGCGGCACGACCACCCTCGACGACATCAACCAGGCCTACGAGACCCTGAAGAAGGGCGAGGTCGCCCGCCAACTCATCACCTTCGGCTGA
- a CDS encoding class I SAM-dependent methyltransferase translates to MQVDSSNVEQLRAWDGAQGDHWTARADRIDEGVARYHDQFLDAAEIGPASTVLDIGCGTGQTTRDAARRAATGAALGVDLSSQMVELARGRAKREQVANATFLQADAQIHEFPEAHFDVAVSRHGVMFFGDPAAAFENVVRAIRRGGRMVLLVWQPIERNEWISAFRTVLASGRDLPGPPPFSFGDPDRVRALLTSAGLSGVRLRGLNEPMYFGRDVDDACDFISGQFAGLLDGLDADGRERALDDLRTSLTEHCTDRGVLYDSANWLVEAQRR, encoded by the coding sequence GTGCAGGTCGATTCATCCAACGTCGAGCAGCTTCGCGCCTGGGACGGCGCCCAGGGCGACCACTGGACCGCCCGCGCCGACCGCATCGACGAAGGCGTCGCCCGCTACCACGACCAGTTCCTCGACGCGGCGGAGATCGGTCCAGCTTCGACCGTGCTGGACATCGGGTGCGGGACCGGGCAGACGACCCGCGACGCCGCCCGCCGGGCGGCCACCGGCGCTGCGCTGGGCGTGGACCTCTCCTCGCAGATGGTCGAGCTCGCACGCGGGCGGGCGAAGCGGGAGCAGGTGGCGAATGCGACCTTTCTGCAAGCAGACGCCCAGATCCACGAGTTCCCCGAGGCGCACTTCGACGTCGCGGTCAGCCGGCATGGCGTGATGTTCTTCGGCGATCCCGCAGCGGCTTTCGAGAACGTCGTGCGCGCCATACGCAGGGGCGGGCGGATGGTCCTGCTGGTCTGGCAGCCCATCGAGCGCAACGAGTGGATCAGCGCCTTCCGGACGGTGCTGGCCTCCGGCCGGGATCTGCCGGGGCCGCCGCCGTTCTCCTTCGGCGACCCCGACCGGGTGCGGGCGCTGCTGACCTCGGCCGGGCTCTCCGGCGTTCGGTTGCGCGGTCTCAACGAGCCGATGTACTTCGGCCGCGACGTCGACGACGCCTGCGATTTCATCTCGGGCCAGTTCGCCGGCCTGCTCGACGGCCTCGACGCGGATGGCAGGGAACGAGCTCTCGACGACCTGCGGACGAGCCTGACCGAGCACTGCACCGATCGCGGTGTGCTCTACGACTCGGCCAACTGGCTGGTGGAGGCGCAGCGACGCTGA
- a CDS encoding CPBP family intramembrane glutamic endopeptidase, whose translation MDDRPRGEDDRHTPGERRVPERGPGDHTEGTDMHLQGESAVAEAHRPGTPYHLLARTSAHRWWRPVVGLVLFPVLAMALMLLVYSVAMVLAFAVGVGMDAELGFADPLWNFALGFVSIAVVLPVVLLIARTTQRRPVGTLSSVEGRLRWRWMAYCARWAFLGFVLVTAVDLVLNGWDATSWPGWLTFLAVVAISVAVIPVQAATEEYVCRGWLVQTFASWARTPWPGAVASSLLFIVLHDYTEPFVVVDLFVFAMAMCWLTIRTGGLEAAIALHVANNLTFALAAAPHGVPSLDQSGSYDVWDVLPSTLITVVYTWWIDRRARRLGITSTAPNPVSFADPPGTPPGHSGTGAA comes from the coding sequence ATGGACGATCGGCCACGCGGCGAAGACGATCGGCACACGCCTGGCGAGCGGCGGGTTCCCGAGCGGGGCCCCGGCGACCACACCGAAGGGACCGACATGCATCTCCAAGGGGAATCGGCCGTCGCCGAGGCCCACCGCCCGGGCACTCCGTACCACCTGCTCGCGCGCACCTCGGCACACCGCTGGTGGCGACCGGTGGTCGGCCTCGTGCTGTTCCCCGTGCTCGCGATGGCGTTGATGCTGCTGGTCTACAGCGTCGCCATGGTCCTGGCCTTCGCGGTAGGCGTCGGGATGGATGCGGAACTGGGCTTCGCGGATCCGTTGTGGAACTTCGCGCTCGGCTTCGTCTCGATCGCCGTCGTCCTGCCCGTCGTCCTCCTGATCGCGAGGACGACGCAGCGCCGACCGGTGGGCACGTTGTCCAGTGTGGAGGGACGACTGCGTTGGCGGTGGATGGCCTACTGCGCCAGGTGGGCTTTCCTGGGCTTCGTCCTGGTCACCGCCGTCGACCTCGTCCTAAACGGGTGGGACGCCACGTCGTGGCCGGGGTGGCTGACGTTCCTGGCGGTGGTCGCCATCTCGGTGGCGGTCATCCCCGTGCAGGCCGCCACCGAGGAATACGTCTGCCGCGGCTGGCTCGTGCAGACCTTCGCGTCCTGGGCCCGCACGCCGTGGCCCGGTGCGGTGGCCAGTTCGTTGCTGTTCATCGTACTGCACGACTACACCGAACCGTTCGTGGTCGTCGACCTCTTCGTCTTCGCGATGGCCATGTGCTGGCTGACCATCCGCACCGGAGGGCTGGAGGCGGCGATCGCCCTGCACGTGGCGAACAACCTCACCTTCGCCCTTGCCGCCGCGCCCCACGGGGTGCCGAGCCTGGACCAGAGCGGCTCCTACGACGTGTGGGACGTCCTGCCGAGCACGCTCATCACCGTGGTCTACACGTGGTGGATCGACCGGCGTGCCCGCCGCCTTGGCATCACCTCGACGGCCCCCAATCCCGTTTCGTTCGCGGACCCGCCGGGAACGCCTCCCGGGCACTCGGGCACTGGCGCGGCCTGA
- a CDS encoding GtrA family protein, with product MEDQATTTRASAAERVGDLLTSWVDRFPAWLRRVVSREFVGFAILGGFTFLIDLAILASLRAWTPLPLPVAVTVSYVFAFGLNFMLNRKVNFRSHAPVGGQVLRYAMVVVCDYGLTIGVTTGVAALGVDFRLARLVAGACVALFTYTASRRWVFRQEERDRPGSAPEPDEAR from the coding sequence ATGGAAGATCAGGCCACGACGACCAGGGCGAGCGCGGCCGAGCGGGTCGGCGACCTGCTCACCTCGTGGGTCGACCGGTTCCCGGCCTGGCTTCGCCGCGTGGTCTCCCGCGAGTTCGTCGGCTTCGCGATCCTGGGCGGGTTCACCTTCCTGATCGACCTCGCCATCCTGGCGTCGCTGCGCGCTTGGACCCCGTTGCCGCTGCCGGTCGCCGTGACCGTGTCGTACGTGTTCGCCTTCGGGCTGAACTTCATGCTCAACCGAAAGGTCAACTTCCGGTCGCACGCCCCGGTCGGCGGCCAGGTCCTCCGCTACGCGATGGTCGTCGTCTGCGACTACGGGCTCACCATTGGCGTGACCACGGGGGTTGCCGCGCTGGGCGTCGACTTCCGGCTGGCCAGGCTGGTCGCCGGGGCGTGCGTAGCGCTGTTCACCTACACCGCCTCCCGCCGGTGGGTGTTCCGCCAGGAGGAACGCGACCGGCCTGGCTCGGCGCCCGAACCCGACGAAGCCCGCTGA